The Aedes albopictus strain Foshan chromosome 1, AalbF5, whole genome shotgun sequence genomic interval aagagactagaagagactagaagagactagaagagactagaagagactagaagagactagaagagactagaagagactagaagagactagaagagactagaagagactagaagagactagaagagactagaagagactagaagagactagaagagactagaagagactagaagagactagaagagactagaagagactagaagagactagaagagactagaagagactagaagagactagaagagactagaagagactagaagagactagaagagactagaagagactagaagagactagaagagactagaagagactagaagagactagaagagactagaagagactagaagagactagaagagactagaagagactagaagagactagaagagactagaagagactagaagagactagaagagactagaagagactagaagagactagaagagactagaagagactagaagagactagaagagactagaagagactagaagagactagaagagactagaagagactagaagagactagaCGAGACTAGACGAGACTAgaagagccagagccagagcagagccagagcagagccagagcagagccagagcagagccagagcagagccagagcagagccagagcagagccagagcagagccagagcagagccagagcagagccagagccagagccagagccagagccagagccagagccagagccagagccagagccagagccagagccagagccagagccagagcagagccagagtcagagccagagccagagccagagccagagccagagccagagccagagccagagccagagccagagccagagccagagccagagccagagccagagccagagccagagccagagccagagccagagccagagccagagccagagccagagccagagccagagccagagccagagccagagccagagccagagccagagccagagccagagccagagccagagccagagccagagccagagccagagccagagccagagccagagccagagccagagccagagccagagccagagccagagccagagccagagccagagccagagccagagccagagccagagccagagccagagccagagccagagccagagccagagccagagccagagccagagccagagccagagccagagccagagccagagccagagccagagccagagccagagccagagccagagccagagccagagccagagccagagccagagccagagccagagccagagccagagccagagccagagccagagccagagccagagccagagccagagccagagccagagccagagccagagccagagccagagccagagccagagccagagccagagccagagccagagccagagccagagccagagccagagccagagccagagccagagccagagccagagccagagccagagccagagccagagccagagccagagccagagccagagccagagccagagccagagccagagccagagccagagccagagccagagccagagccagagccagagccagagccagagccagagccagagccagagccagagccagagccagagccagagccagagccagagccagagccagagccagagccagagccagagccagagccagagccagagccagagccagagccagagccagagccagagccagagccagagccagagccagagccagagccagagccagagccagagccagagccagagccagagccagagccagagccagagccagagccagagccagagccagagccagagccagagccagagccagagccagagccagagccagagccagagccagagccagagccagagccagagccagagccagagccagagccagagccagagccagagccagagccagagccagagccagagccagagccagagccagagccagagccagagccagagccagagccagagccagagccagagccagagccagagccagagccagagccagagccagagccagagccagagccagagccagagccagagccagagccagagccagagccagagccagagccagagccagagccagagccagagccagagccagagccagagccagagccagagccagagccagagccagagccagagcacagagccagagcacagagccagagcacagagccagagcacagagccagagcacagagccagagcacagagccagagcacagagccagagcacagagccagagcacagagccagagcacagagccagagcacagagccagagcacagagccagagcacagagccagagcacagagccagagcacagagccagagcacagagccagagcacagagccagagcacagagccagagcacagagccagagcacagagccagagcacagagccagagcacagagccagagcacagagccagagcacagagccagagcacagagccagagcacagagccagagcacagagccagagcacagagccagagcacagagccagagcacagagccagagcacagagccagagcacagagccagagcacagagccagagcacagagccagagcacagagccagagcacagagccagagcacagagccagagcacagagccagagcacagagccagagcacagagccagagcacagagccagagcacagagccagagcacagagccagagcacagagccagagcacagagccagagcacagagccagagcacagagccagagcacagagccagagcacagagccagagcacagagccagagcacagagccagagcacagagccagagcacagagccagagcacagagccagagcacagagccagagcacagagccagagcacagagccagagcacagagccagagcacagagccagagcacagagccagagcacagagccagagcacagagccagagcacagagccagagcacagagccagagcacagagccagagcacagagccagagcacagagccagagcacagagccagagcacagagccagagcacagagccagagcacagagccagagcacagagccagagcacagagccagagcacagagccagagcacagagccagagcacagagccagagcacagagccagagcacagagccagagcacagagccagagcacagagccagagcacagagccagagcacagagccagagcacagagccagagcacagagccagagcacagagccagagcacagagccagagcacagagccagagcacagagccagagcacagagccagagcacagaaccagagcacagagccagagcacagagccagagccaaggcagagccagagccagagccagagcttgGTTCACTCTTTCAGATTATTTATGTGACAGTACTCAAACATCGTTCAGCTCGGGACACCATGTCGGAACTGGATGCACCGAATCCGTCTCGCGAGTCGCGCAGAGTAGTTAGTCTAAAATAGAGCAAATTGTTGATGAGCAGAAATGGCAACATTGTTCCGAATCGTTAAGCTTTTTGGCAGTTTTCCTCCGTCCCGCTGGCTGGCGTGGCGACACACGGTGGTAACAGCAGGCACTTGACGTTACCTATACTACCCTAAGTTTTCGAACCGGCCTGGAGGCAGCTGTTTGTCAATTTTAGGCTcacccttttcaaaaaaaataggAGGGGGGTGATCAATTAACCGTGACGAGAGTTTCGTGGGTGTTTTTGACAAATGTGACCAACCCGTTAAATAGTTTGGGACCTACTTTGGAGTGACTTCCCCACAAGGACGGATTGGGACGCATGCGGTTAATGAACCGTTTTTACTAATCGGAAACTCCTCCTCCACTGTCTTTGAATTCGAACGGTCGTCTGGTTGATTGCTTGGAAAGGAATTTGGTTACAAACTTTGGACAAGCGCCCATGTTTGGTAGCTTTGACAGCACACGCAGCTGAATGACAGTTGAATCGTGGACGGTTGAGGCCATACGGGTGAAATTATGGGGAGGGATGGGTTAAACGGTGTGTTCAGGAATATATTGGATCATAATCGTGGAACACATGTCAAGCTATGTCTGAATTTTTAGTCTCCTGCATTTGTTTCTTCTTTTATTGATATCTTATGATttttcattatattttttttctttattttttacgTACCTTAAGTGTTTTATcgtcttttttttaaatatattgatCAGTTTGCTTCTATTTCTTGTTTTCTATCTATTTACATCTTTCATACAAACtctacatattttttaaatttttttcagttttttttttcggtttgatGTAAAGATCAAATAAaactttgtaatatttttgttctcCGACGTTTCTCTTAAGCTCGACAATTATGTGAAATAGTTGTTTCTCCCCTGAATCATCAATCCCGACGGGGTCAAGCTAGATTAGGAGCTGTTTTGGGGTAAGTGGCTTAGAGGGAGAAGAAGGGAAAAGTTTCTAATTAGACATCCGGCCCGGTCCTTTTCCGTCTGCTGTGATGCTTTCCGCAACAAACTTGCCAAGTGGTGGGTTGTCCGGAAAGCTCCGGATCATCATTAATTAATCGGAGAGGCAGTGCCAGTAAGTTTTGTGAGTTGAGAGTCGGACACGGGAAGAAGCTGTGGGGTGGACTTATGCATTAGGCCGTTTCCAGAGTGGAACTGTTTAGTGGAATTGCAGTCAAAGGGtagaaaattaaaagttttcTGATATTTGTTTATCTTATATATGTTCGACTAATGAATGTGCTTTGTCCACGAAAAGCCTTGAATGGAAGATATGAAGCTTAAACTTTAAGACATATCATGAAATCATCTAATGGGTTACATTTggaaatataaaactgaactgaAAGGCTTCGAACCCTCTTCATGAATTGACTtacaaaaaaatatgtgtatgttTTATGTATgtttggagcggatctggtgtgatggttaaagcacgtgactatcacgccgaggacctgggatcgaatcccactcccactcgcaaaatgcgagttcttccatTGGAAggaaagtaaaa includes:
- the LOC134287700 gene encoding uncharacterized protein LOC134287700, producing EPEPEPEPEPEPEPEPEPEPEPEPEPEPEPEPEPEPEPEPEPEPEPEPEPEPEPEPEPEPEPEPEPEPEPEPEPEPEPEPEPEPEPEPEPEPEPEPEPEPEPEPEPEPEPEPEPEPEPEPEPEPEPEPEPEPEPEPEPEPEPEPEPEPEPEPEPEPEPEPEPEPEPEPEPEPEPEPEPEPEPEPEPEPEPEPEPEPEPEPEPEPEPEPEPEPEPEPEPEPEPEPEPEPEPEPEPEPEPEPEPEPEPEPEPEPEPEPEPEPEPEPEPEPEPEPEPEPEPEPEPEPEPEPEPEPEPEPEPEPEPEPEPEPEPEPEPEPEPEPEPEPEPEPEPEPEPEPEPEPEPEPEPEPEPEPEPEPEPEPEPEPEPEP